From Armigeres subalbatus isolate Guangzhou_Male unplaced genomic scaffold, GZ_Asu_2 Contig1916, whole genome shotgun sequence, a single genomic window includes:
- the LOC134203523 gene encoding uncharacterized protein K02A2.6-like: protein MRYHDWSVNLKHQSILMTAMATTFLYTLDAGCMDITLSEIESKSEKDEELEKLRSALKHNIWPEELRSFEAHKKNIHNIGALLCKGDRIILPKELRARAMKSAHSGHIGQVAMKRIMRDFFWWPKMSSETEKFLNDCETCVLLARKNPPIPLASRDLPEGPWEIIQIDFLKVPGFGSGEFLMLVDTYSRFLFVIEMHSTNAEATNRALQEIFKWWGLPLIMQSDNGPPFQSSTFCNFWEDKGVK from the coding sequence ATGCGTTATCACGATTGGTCCGTGAATCTCAAACATCAGAGCATTTTGATGACGGCGATGGCAACCACGTTTTTATACACACTGGACGCAGGTTGTATGGATATCACGTTAAGCGAAATCGAATCTAAATCAGAAAAGGATGAAGAATTGGAGAAACTACGATCCGCATTGAAGCATAATATCTGGCCAGAAGAACTACGTAGCTTTGAGGCTCATAAGAAAAACATCCATAACATCGGAGCATTACTTTGCAAAGGAGACAGGATTATCCTACCGAAGGAGCTGAGAGCGAGAGCAATGAAATCAGCGCACAGTGGTCACATTGGACAGGTGGCCATGAAGCGAATCATGCGCGATTTCTTTTGGTGGCCTAAGATGAGTTCAGAAACTGAAAAATTTCTGAACGACTGTGAAACATGTGTACTACTAGCAAGAAAAAACCCTCCCATTCCGCTTGCATCGCGTGATCTTCCGGAAGGACCCTGGGAGATCATTCAAATAGATTTTCTAAAAGTACCGGGTTTCGGATCCGGTGAATTTCTTATGCTAGTCGACACGtattcaagatttttatttgtGATCGAAATGCATAGTACGAACGCCGAGGCAACGAACAGAGCATTGCAAGAAATATTCAAATGGTGGGGCCTCCCACTTATCATGCAGAGCGATAATGGGCCCCCGTTTCAAAGCTCAACCTTCTGCAACTTCTGGGAAGATAAAGGGGTAAAG
- the LOC134203522 gene encoding uncharacterized protein K02A2.6-like: protein MASKRYDNGVAIAPNKKKKISKLDAAMRDLSEANSSNVLLTEELEKAHETIRSLQFSLSSARSEFEEVNSVEFENNLGPSSTKNHRNEPAVEMTQFMSTMNQMTISSINVPECKPSAEGEDISRLDYDAWQDLLVNSLALAGVTDEMTKFVVFKNLQVRLQNEAIQPFSNAMHRLKSYFFASTSDIMLQRRKLALMAQQPSESDLAFIRRIMLVARQCDYPEEKQFEEVLSTVAEQAKHKEIRIAALKMMSRKASLSELIDKVREIETIRLNEEYVAKKQVVTEPLTASVNAVRATAEGQYVTFLATQPQHMVEPHTNEQIFVEDEDKGLSEEHFYHAAEQCFAIKMTCHNCGGVGHLLRACNLPVAARNGRLHDDRNQNEDTLEVDAVAKLEDKKEDENVKESIPESSINSRMVTALGTEHESLDNGVIQATVAGMPCDFLIDSGAQVNTMTESTFQRLVGNVEYSNGLHNIQQGTDRPLKAYATTEGIQVLCTFEAFLHISDNRPVFLEKFYVVREMRSLLGRSTATRYSVLLLVLKVPLSIPTFEKDNYNNWNRVAFVNNGGPFPKFNIPAVRINYDTTIPPCRNIYMNVPAAMKEAVDQRLKELTAADIIERVTDNMDTKFCSSMLVVPKGPHDFRLVVDLRGPNRYIVRSPYAMPSLEKILARLKDAKWFSRIDLSSAFFHIELDERSRHLTNFMTEFGVYRYKRLPFGLCNSPDIFQEVMERTILDGCEGVCNYLDDVLVFGGTKEEHDRNLSKVQERLRDHNVEVNHTKCIFGSQEVTFIGFELTSDGWRIDQDKINAIKNFRRPKSCAEVKKFPWSDNFVDKFLIDRATKTEHLRALANATRFY from the exons ATGGCATCAAAGCGATACGACAATGGCGTGGCTATCGCTCCCAACAA aaaaaaaaagatttccaaGTTGGATGCTGCTATGAGAGATCTGTCGGAAGCAAACTCCAGCAATGTTCTTCTAACGGAAGAACTGGAGAAAGCCCATGAGACCATCCGCTCATTACAATTCAGCTTATCGTCGGCGAGAAGTGAATTCGAAGAGGTGAACAGCGTTGAGTTTGAGAACAATTTGGGGCCATCCAGTACTAAGAATCATCGAAATGAACCGGCTGTCGAAATGACGCAGTTTATGTCTACAATGAATCAGATGACTATATCATCGATCAATGTGCCAGAATGCAAGCCAAGTGCTGAAGGTGAAGACATTTCCAGGCTTGATTACGACGCATGGCAAGATTTGCTAGTTAACTCCTTAGCGTTGGCTGGGGTTACTGACGAGATGACCAAATTCGTGGTCTTCAAA AATCTTCAAGTGCGGCTCCAAAATGAAGCGATTCAGCCTTTTTCGAACGCCATGCACCGCCTTAAATCGTACTTCTTTGCGTCAACGTCGGATATAATGCTGCAACGCAGAAAACTTGCCTTGATGGCACAACAGCCCAGTGAGTCAGACCTAGCATTTATCAGACGAATTATGCTAGTAGCTAGACAATGCGATTATCCGGAGGAAAAACAGTTTGAAGAAGTTCTAAGCACAGTAGCAGAACAAGCTAAACACAAAGAAATCAGGATTGCGGCGCTCAAAATGATGAGCCGCAAAGCATCACTTTCGGAGCTCATTGATAAGGTCAGAGAAATCGAGACTATACGTCTCAATGAGGAATATGTCGCCAAGAAGCAGGTTGTCACCGAACCACTGACGGCTTCAGTGAACGCTGTGCGTGCTACTGCAGAGGGCCAGTACGTTACGTTCCTAGCTACGCAACCCCAGCATATGGTAGAACCCCATACCAACGAACAAATCTTCGTGGAAGACGAGGACAAAGGCCTGTCAGAGGAG CATTTCTACCATGCAGCGGAGCAATGTTTCGCAATCAAGATGACATGTCATAATTGCGGAGGTGTAGGCCACTTGCTAAGAGCCTGTAATTTGCCAGTGGCTGCTCGGAATGGACGACTACACGATGATCGAAATCAGAATGAAGATACCCTGGAAGTGGACGCGGTGGCTAAACTGGAAGACAAAAAAGAGGATGAAAATGTGAAAGAATCA ATACCAGAATCATCGATCAATTCACGTATGGTCACTGCGTTGGGAACGGAGCACGAATCGCTAGACAATGGAGTTATCCAGGCAACTGTAGCCGGAATGCCCTGCGACTTCTTGATCGACTCAGGCGCACAGGTTAACACAATGACGGAATCGACGTTTCAACGGCTGGTTGGCAACGTTGAGTACAGCAATGGGCTACATAACATACAACAAGGTACCGATCGCCCACTGAAAGCGTATGCGACAACGGAAGGGATACAAGTATTATGCACATTCGAAGCTTTCCTACACATTTCTGATAATCGACCGGTATTTCTCGAAAAGTTTTATGTGGTTCGAGAAATGCGTTCTCTTCTGGGTAGGTCTACTGCTACCAGGTACAGTGTCCTACTCCTAGTATTGAAAGTCCCATTGAGCATTCCAACTTTTGAAAAGGATAACTACAACAATTGGAATCGTGTCGCGTTCGTGAATAACGGCGGACCGTTTCCTAAGTTCAACATACCGGCAGTGAGAATAAATTATGATACAACAATTCCGCCTTGCCGGAATATTTATATGAATGTCCCTGCCGCTATGAAGGAGGCTGTAGACCAAAGGCTTAAAGAATTAACCGCAGCAGACATTATCGAACGTGTTACTGATAATATGGACACGAAGTTTTGTTCCTCAATGTTGGTCGTCCCTAAAGGCCCACACGATTTCCGCCTGGTTGTAGATCTAAGAGGCCCTAATCGATACATTGTCCGCAGCCCATACGCCATGCCAAGTCTAGAGAAAATTCTTGCGCGACTGAAAGATGCAAAATGGTTCTCTAGAATAGACCTATCAAGCGCATTTTTCCATATTGAACTTGATGAACGTTCGCGACACTTAACGAATTTCATGACGGAATTTGGTGTGTACCGCTATAAACGACTACCCTTTGGGCTGTGCAATTCTCCGGACATTTTCCAGGAGGTAATGGAACGCACAATTCTGGACGGCTGCGAAGGCGTATGTAACTATCTGGACGATGTGCTTGTCTTCGGTGGAACGAAAGAGGAACATGACAGAAACTTGTCCAAAGTGCAGGAAAGATTGAGGGACCATAACGTGGAAGTTAACCATACGAAATGCATTTTCGGCAGCCAAGAAGTAACGTTCATAGGTTTCGAACTAACGTCTGATGGTTGGCGAATCGATCAGGACAAAATTAACGCGATTAAGAACTTTAGACGTCCCAAATCTTGCGCAGAAGTGAAAAAGTTTCCTTGGTCTGATAACTTTGTCGATAAATTCCTTATCGATCGTGCGACAAAGACCGAACATCTGAGGGCTTTAGCCAATGCTACCAGATTCTACTGA